TTACAGATGAGCAAGTCAGAGAATTAATTTTCCAATGAAGTAATTAACACTTTCAAAAGACTgtactttaaaatttcaaagtgtAAGTTTTTCTATTGGTGTAGAATGAGCCTAAACAAGCAGTAAAAAGCCATGAGGGGTACTCCTTCATCTGCCAGTCACAGGATGACTTTGGGCCACCATGTttgctctctgagcctcagtttccttatggtGAGAATACAGTATTCTCCCCCTTGTTTTCAGGGGTTGCATTCCAAGACCCCCCGTGGATGCCTCAAACCacagatagtactgaaccctatatatactggttttttttttgatctgATAACCAAGCCTGTTACTTATTGACTAGTGGGTGAGTAGCATCTACAGTGTAGATAGGCTGGACTAAGGTATGATTCCTGTCCCAGGTTGGACAGCGAGATGGCAGGACAGTGCAAGATTTCACATTTCTGAGAACAGTACGCAGTTCAAAACTTATGACATTGGGTGAAGTGGCCTGTGCTGGCCTATGCCTGAAGTCtcacctactagggaggctgaggtaggaggatgaactgagcccaggagtttgagtccagcctaggcaacatagcaagaccccacttaaaaaaaaaaaaaagtgggccgggcgcggtggctcaagcctgtaatcccagcactttgggaggccgaggcgggtggatcacgaggtcgagagatcgagaccatcctggtcaacgtggtgaaaccccgtctctactaaaaatacaaaaaattagctgggcatggtggcgcatgcctgtaatcccagctactcgggaggctgaggcaggagaattgcctgaacccaggaggcggaggttgcggtgagccgagatcgcgccattgcactccagcctgggtaacaagagcgaaactccgtctcaaaaaaaaaaaaaagtaaaaaaggccaggcgaggtagctcacatctgtaatcccagtactttgggaggccaaggtgagcggatcatgaggtcaagagatcaagaccatcctggccaacatgatgaaatcccaactctactaaaaatacaaaaattagctgggcatggtgttgcacacctgtagtcctagctatttgggaagttgaggcaggagaatcacttgaacctgggaggtggaggttgtagcgaACTGAcatcgctccactgcacttcagcctggcgacagagcaaaactccatctcaaaataaaaacctcaaacaaaaaccatgaattatttctggaatttttcatttaatattttcatactgTGGTAGACCttaggtaactgaaaccatggaagaGAAACTGCAGAGAATAAGCAACTAGCTAGTGCATTAATTTTCTCCTGTCATTCTCATAAGGTTGTCATCATAACTAAAATAGATAAAGTATGGGATATCTATTAGAAGCTGAAAAGTACCACACAAATGGCAGGTTTTGTTCTAGTGGCTTTGTCTAATGTGTCGAGACACAATCTGAGGTGGTGTGTGAAACAGTGGAAATTCAGTGAGATCTGCTTTGTTTCCCAAACTGTATTTGGTTAGATTGGAATATAAACTAAACATGTTTGAGCCAAGGctttgaaaagaataaatattaaattgtgGAAATGCCctctttatttgaatttttggtTACAATCAGCCTTTAAACACGTCTTAATTTGAATAGAGTTATGTTAGGACCAGGCAAATTCAGCTAGTTTTAACAGTGGAAACtacctttttggtttttgttgacCCACTTCTGTACATTCATGTAGGGATACACATGCTAACTAGCTAGATTAGTGGTTCTCAACTAGCCGTGATTTTGCTCCCAGGGGATAttggcaatgtctgaagacatgttttttttttttccttttctttttttttttttggtagagactggggtctcactatattgcccaggctggtcttgaactcctggactcaagcaatattcccccctcagctttccaaagtactgggattacaggcgcgagccatcacacctggcctgaagaCACTTTTGGTTGTCACTAGTTGGAGTGTTGTGTGCTTCTGGCAACAGACGAATTGAAGCCAGAAatgctgctgaacatcctacagtgcacaggacagtgCCCTGAAGCAAAGCATCTGACCTGAAGGGTTTACAATAAGTTCCTATGCAATGAGGACATTTAAGAGAAGTTGAAATGTTGATAACATTGTTGCTGGGTCTTTGATATGTTGCCTTGGGGTGGAAGAAGAGTGTGTAAATAAAGGAACTAAGCTTTCTGCCCACCTTGAAGTTCAAAGTTGTTTACTACTGGCATCCAAAATGAGGGagactttcttttcttgaatTAAAAATTTCCCTTTCTGTAACAACTCTCCTCTCAAGCTCCCCCTGTGGTAGCAGCTCAGTTTCCTTCCATAGTAGCATGGCAGTTTTTTGCAGAAGGAGGCACATGCAGAGGAGCTCATGACTTTTGCTCTAAAAAGCCAAGCACTATAGGAtgtaaaggaaatgaaagacGCAGTAACCTCTGGGAGTCATCAGGACTTTCCTGTCAAGCTGCCAGCAGTTCCCTAGGTTGGAAAATGGGCATGGTCATAACCTAACCACTTCTGAATAGGTTTCAGAATGACCATGTTCCAAAAGAGATGTGTGgctagatgcggtggctcatgcctgtaatctcagcactttgggaggccgaggagaggattacttgaatcaggagttggagaccagcttgggcaacatagtgagatgctgtgtctacaaaaaaaaaaaataataataaataaatcagttgggtgtggtgttgtgtgcctatagtctaagttatttgagaggctgaggtgggaggatcacatgagcctgggaggtggagactgcagtaagccctGATAtcatgtcactgtgctccagcctgtgcaacagaagaccctgtctaaaaaagagaagaaaaagagatgtacaaaaatattttagtcaAAGGTAATGTCTATGATATAAATAATAGCAGTATAGTACAGGATGAGCATCTGCaatgcaaaaatctgaaatctgaaatgttccaaaatccCAAACTTTTTACATGCCTGCATGAGGCTCAGAGGTCATGCGATAAAGAAATGCTCACTGgctattttggattttggctcttcagattagggatgcttaaTTGGGTATATGCACATATTCCAcaatcccccccaaaaaacagaaatcagaaacACTTCTAGTTCCATTTTaaataagggatactcaacctgtataaaATATCCAGTGTATGTAAATAAAGCATATGTTAAGCCCTAGGAGGAGCTCTGCCTGTTagaattttacaaaaaaagtaatactttgtgcctttccttttcttttcttttttttttttttttgagacgaggtctcacgctgtcacccaggctggagtgcagtggtgcaatcacagttctctgcagccttcacctcctaggctcaaatgatccccccacctcagccccttgagtagctgggactacaggcatgtgccaccacacccagctaatttttgtatttttcatagagatagggttttgccaaattgcccaggctagtcttgcactcttaggctcaagcaatccacccacctcgacctcctaaagtgctgggattacaggcatgagccaccacgcccagccaatatttttcatttggatCAAGTTGTGGACATTTATTGGATCCCTTGGGGACAATGTCATTTCTAAAAGTGATTGAGTAAATATTACAAAGGGGCAAATCAAGGAGAAGGATATTGTGATTGTTTCAAGGTCCAGGTAATTCAGGTCATGGCACAGGTGATCCTGAGCTTAGGAAGAACTCACCCATGCCTCAGGGGCCCAGCTGCCCTCCTCCCCTCACAGCTGGAGCACCTGCAACAGCTGCGAAGCATCTAGTGCTTTTGGAGACTTGACCTGGAAGGAGCAGAAGAAAGCAGGAATGATGTCTCCAGACCACCCCTTGTGGCAGCTTTTGGCAAGGCAAACCTTCTTTGGTAGCATCCTAcacccaaatatttttttccttcactttgctTGATTTGTTGTaatgccaaatattttatttggaataaCAAGTACCTTTACAAAAAAGCACATACAAACCTCAGCTGCCCTTCGAGGCTTAGCTCCAATAgcacctttcctttccttcttagaAGTAAGCTTTCTGGGTTTGAAGTCCTACAGCACAGTCTGACTCATAGCATCCTGACTTGTTATTTCACATTTCCATGGATGCATCTCATCTGCCTTGCTGGACTGTGAGCCCtacagcttttgttttgtttttattttataattcttaacCTTTATGGGTAAATagcaggtatgtgtgtgtgtatatatatgtgtgtgtgtgtatatatatatgtgtgtatatatgtatgtatgtgtatgtgtgtgtgtgtgtgtgtgtatatacatatatatatatatatatatatatatatatttttttttttttttttttttttttttttgagatggagtctcactccagtcacccaggctcgagtacagtggcatgatctcggctcactgcaacctctgcctcccgggttcaagtgattctcctgcctccgcctcctgagtagctgggattataggcatgtgccaccacgcccagctaatttttgtctttttagtagaaacggagtttcaccatgttggtcagactagtctcaaactcctgaccccatgagccacctgcctgggcctcttacagttgtgagccaccatgcccggccaggtatatatatttatggggtacataagatgttttgacacaggcatgcaatgcataataatcacatcatggaaaatggggtatccatcttctcatttagtttttatgttacaaacaatccaattatacttttattttcaaatgtacaatgaaattattgactatagtcaacCTGTTGTACTGTCAAATACCAGGCCTTATTAATTCATTGTAACTGTTTTTTTAACCATTAACTACCctcacctcccaccctcccccactacctttcccagcctctggtaaccatccttctactctataTCTCTGTGGGTTCaattgttttgggttttagatCCCGTGGCCTCCTTTGACCATGCAGATCATGGCCTATTCATCTTCACACCTAGATAGGAGCCTGTGCAGTGCCTGGCCAAGAGCAAGCATAATTGTGTGcagatagagaaataaataaaagcagcaaCTGTGTCTGTCTCAATTGTCTTTTCTATCTTAGCGGGAATCAATCAACACTGCTTTTCTTCAAAAACCCAGAGGAGGGGATGGGGCTTTTAGTGGGGACAAAGGGTAGATGGGCAAGATGAACACACCAAACCCTTTATATGGGGTGGTGGAAAGAGTATAAGAAAGGAAAGTGAAGAACCACCAAAGAGAAACCATGATTGGTAACATTTTTCACCTGGAAATGGGacaggatattttctttttcctctgccttctcctccttcaTGCATTGTGTGGCCTCTTGGTCTTAGGATTCAGAGCACAGGCTAGTGTGATGGAAGTTTAAATTTATGAGTTAAATAGGGTTCAGCGATCGAGCTGGAAAGTATCCCTGCCCTTGAAGAGATGTTTGTGTGGTACCACACTACTCACTTAGGCACAATGCCCAGAGAGTGACTAAAGCTGCACAATATACTAGTGGTAAAGTTCCATTTAATGGAAATCGGTGAAGGCTTTCAGGATCAAATGATaacctctgtctctttctttccctcaggAAAATGGCCGACGGTTTTTCGGTAAGTGTTTTATGCCTGTTTTCTTACCCTCAATCAACTCCACATGGTTGAGGGTTggggattttgtttttccatgaCTTTTCCTTTTCACTCTCCCACCCACTGCGTGGCTTTCCCTGGACTCATTTGTCCAATGAGAGCTTGCGAGCTGGAGCCTTGTTTTTCCAGCAGCAGATTTGGGAAGAAAGCCAGGCAGAGTGAGGCCTGGGATACACTCACAGTAATCCTTTTACCAAAAGGCCCCAGGCAGAAGGGAATGGACTCTGCCAGTAGGATCGGAGAAATGCTCTGATTAGAGGGAAGCGCGGTACAGTCTGGGCATCTTGATGTCTATGATTGTTTTTCTCATGGTGATTAAAAAGTATGAGCTGTAAATAGAGGAGTGTTAGCTCCTGATGAGCTAATTATGAAAACGCAGCCCTCCCTGATCTGAGATGTTGGGAGGCAAGAATAAAGTGAAAAAGCATGTATAATCCCAATATCTAGTTTTAGTCTTTGAAACTCAAAACTATTAATAAGTGGAAAAAAATTTGTTGATATGCATGTAATGCCTTCACCATATTCCTCTCCTTCCTAGGTCACATATTCCTGTGTTCCTGAAAATTCTGCTTTTGAGAATGCTTTCTGTCCTGTAATTgcttatgtttttctttccagCTCAATGATGCGTTAACTGGTAACCCAAAGCCTCAAGGATGGCCTGGGCAGTGGGGGAACCAGCCTGCTGGTGCAGGGGCCTACCCAGGGGCCTCCTATCCTGGGGCTCACCCCGGGCAGGCACCCCCAGGTGCCTACCCTGGACAGGGACCCCCAGGCGCCTACCCTGGACAGGGACCCCCAGGCACCTACCCTGGACAGGGACCTCCAGGCGCCTACCCTGGAGCACCTGGAGCTTATCCCGGAGCACCTGCACCTGGAGCCTACCCAGGGCCACCCAGTGGGCCTGGGGCCTACCCACCTCCTGGACAACCAAGTGCTCCCGGAGCCTACCCTGCCGCTGGCCCCTATGGCGCCCCTGCTGGGCCACTGGTGAGATGGCATTTCTCCTTTCATGTACTTGACATGCAGAAGGCTTCAGGGAGACCCTGAGCTTTAAACCTATGGCTTGGAGCCACTACTCAAGGGCCAGCCATGGGTGTGTGTTGGTAGTCGAAAAATTAAGTGTTCATATTGAGTTTATTGTGTGTGGTTAGTATGAACAGAAGGTAATGCATATTTTGAGGGCATTGATAAAGCTGCTTATGAATATAAATCAAGATTGTTGTAATGGAGAACATGTTGGTTATTAACAAACACTGAGTACATGTCAGTAGTATGCATCTATATGGATGATCTCATTTAACCCCATCACCACCTTATAAGATACTGTTAATAACCCCATTTTATACATGGGGAAATGGGACGATAGAGAAGTGATATAATCTATCCAGGATCTTTGAGCAAACATGTAGAGGAAACAGGGTAATCTGGTTTTGAAAAACCTTGTAAAGATAATTTTGTGATCTAAAGGTTGAATTTTcatgcaaattaaaatgttttagcaAGTGAATTCTCAATGTAAAACATAATTCTCTGGGGGATCCAGATGCATCTCAGCCACAGGATTTTTCCTTTCCAGATTCATAATCTAGTTGGATgataaaacatataataaatttGAGGAAAGAGCTAAGTAACTGTGTGATTAGAGCATTTCAGAACTATGCGGAAGATGACACGGGGGCACTGCCGCCTTTTAGGTCAGTTTAGAGTAGAAAGACTTGGGGGAGTGGGTGGCATTGAGTTGGGCCTAGACTAGAGATGGTCAGTCAGTTGCAGAGAGAGTGGGACATGAAGGCTGTGGAAAAGAACAGGTAGATGTAAGAGAGATTACAGAGGAAGAACCCCAGAATCTACTAAATTATGTCTTAGGAGTCACAGATGATTCTGACTTTTCAAGGCAGACCAAGTAGAGCCATCAGCAAAGCTTTAGCCCAAACTGGGAACTCATTAAGAGGAACTGatgggggaggaggcagaggagaccATTCCAGCTCACACTTGTTGAATTTGAGGCACTAGTAAAAAATCCAGGTAGGAGGAAGTACAGGGCTAGTACACATCAGGCCTAGAAAGAAAAGATTTGGATaagttgggtgtagtggctcctgcttgtaatcccaacactttaggagctgaggcaggaggattggttgagtccAAGAGGTCTaggcggcagtgagctatgattgcaccactgcgctccatcACTGACAACAGAGACACGGatttttgagacccagtctcaaaaaaaaaaaaaaaaaaaaaaaaaaaagcgataaACCCAGGGAGAacccttaaaaagaaaagaggccatAAATAAATAGGGCTTTGGGGATATTCACAGAACCTCGAATGTAGAtggtcaataaacatttgtggaaCGAACCTCACAGTATTAACTAAACATTGTTCATTGTAGAAATATTGAGTATCTGCCATGTGCAAAGCACTCTGCTGGAGCCATGTGAGTACAGAGCATATGAGAACCCACAAGCCCAGAATGTGGCATGATGCTTGCCCCCAGGAAGCAGAATAACCACAGTGAAGCATGTTACGTGACAGAGCCTTAAGAGTGATACAAAATGTTAATGTTGATCACAAGTTCTAGCTTACGCCTTTCCAAAAAATAGTCAACATGAATGAGTGCAGATTGGGATGGCCACAGTGAGACTTACTGatggttttattttcagttattatttgTGCATGTAGGGAGCCTTATCTCTTTGGACCCTGGGCAAAGTGGCCGGAGAGTCTGGACAGATGGCAATATACTAGAGTTATGTTTTTCACACATATTAATAGTGATGGAACTTTAGCAACATCATTTTCTTTCCCCAAAGAAACATGCTTCTTATTGACACATATGTACTTGTTCTTTCCCAGGTTGTGCCTTATAACCTGACTTTTCCTGGAGGAGTCATGCCTCGCACGCTGATAACAATTCAGGGCATGGTGAAGCTCAATGCAAACAGGTAAGGAGAGCAAAATTAAGCCTACCCTATTTGTAGATTGGTTTTTGAATAAAGATAGtctattttgaattgttttttcttgcccTGTCTTATGGtgctattttgaattttagtaagattttaaaaactacatatttagaattttgacTATACTGTCATATAGGATTATTCCATAAATCCATATGTATTCCCACATAATTTTGCTAAACATCAGGGTCACTCATAGTAAACAATAATGCACCTTATTCTATAGTTTGATATGTATTTTATCAGCTCATCTTCATGGTTGAAGGCAGGATAAAGAATATTGCTCTTTTTATagacaaaactgaggctcaggttcTACAGATGATCAGTGGCAGCCCTGGGAACCtgtctttttagtagacactATTTGCTTACAGGTTTGGAGATTCTACAAGTTAAAAATGTCATCAAAATAAATCAACCTTTGCTATTGGAAGTGGTTTGATTGAGGCGGACTAGGATAGGGTGAGGCTTTATTTAGGAAAATACATAATTATAGCTGTACTGGGCCACTTGGCCCTGGTTGTCACCACTGGTTATGTAGTACTTACATATCATACAAAAAAGCTGGCCCTGTCCTGAAGCCATCCAGGATGCCTGCCCCTGAGGTTAGTGGAACTGTGTTTCTACGTCTTATGGACAGTACCCACATGGTACAAATTCAAGCCATGTACACAGGTTTATGCAAGAATCCATAAATAGTCTCAGTGTCTGTCACCTTGCTCCACATCCTGTCATCAAGAGATGGACTCTGCTTCTGATCTGATAATTTTACATTCAAATGTTCATCCACTCCACCTCAGCCAGCCTCCTCTGATTCTGTAATGGTAGTCACTACCCTAAGCCAACCTGTCTTTCCACAAAGCCTAGACAATTTCTGTAAGCACAGAACTTCCCCGCACAATGCCTGTCTCATAGCagattacaaaatatatacatccTCTGCCTATGTCCTTATCCGTATTTCCTCCTAACGTCACACAGAACCCAGCACACCTTATCCTGTGCACACAGCACTcatgatttattaatatttgctatCCTCCTCCCACAACCCCTAACACACACTGAATACCCAGTGTGGTATCCTTGTTTTATTAGTCATTTCACTGGAAAGTTTAGTTCTAATAATGCTAGAGATGTAGATTGAAACTGGCAGATCAAAACTAATTCTGGCTGAAATGGTTAATGGTAGTAAACTAAAAAAACTGTTGCTTAGTTCTGCAAATTCTGTATGACActgcatagaaaaaaaatgtgcttaaGGTGACAGAGATGACAATATCTACCTTTCCAATGCAGAGGAAACAGAGTCATATATTTAGTCAAATGCAAATTCTATTGCTATTTTTTCCCTTACAAATGTAAGCACTGGAAGATCATTTGTGGTTGAATGTGACTGTTACTGGGTGAATCAAAATACACAGAGAATCTTTGTTAGTTGGTCCAGAGTGCAGACCTGGctttaaaataagaacacatgctGATGATTCTGATGTTACTGCTCTATAGAGCACACTTTAAGAAACTCAGGGATGGGCTTAGTCAGAGGACTGGTGTTGGCATTAATGTCCAGGAAGAAGGAACAGGGTCAAAAAGTTAAACTAGCAATTTCATTAGTTCCAGCTCACATCATAGAATGTTTATCATATTTGCTGTCAAGACTTTACAACTTAACAACAAGATACTGAATATTAACTTCATTATCTCATTCATGCTATTTTAGAGGAACTAGGACTTCCAGTTAATTATGAGGAAGCCAGTATTTGGTGGCTATTAACTACATAGCTGGCTTGCCTTTATCAGGTATTGAAAGCAACCTGGAAGACCAGGAAACGGATAACCATTATCTATAGTAAGGCATAAAGTATCCTCAGAGTGGCTCTGTAAGAAAACCTCAAAGGTTTTCATGAGTCTGTAAAGAGGGCATTATAGATGAATGGAAATATGATTAAAGacgaggcaaaaaaaaaaattcaacatatatTGCTTACCTTTAGATTTTATGGTAGTACATAGAATATAGGGCCTAGGATACTTTCCAGTTTGAACCCATTCTGATTTATTTGCTTTCCATTCAGAAAAATTTCCTGGGTACTGTATTATGAAgttatttgctttttagaaaattatatgtTCTTCATTTGGTACAAATGTACagctttaataattttaataactggTCTTTGGTTTAAAACAGAATTACTTTAGATTTCAAGAAAGGGAATGATGTTGCCTTCCACTTTAACCCACGCTTCAATGAGAACAACAGGAGAGTCATCGTTTGCAATACAAAGCTGGATAATAactggggaagggaagaaagacatTCAGTTTTCCCATTTGAAAGTGGGAAACCATTCAAAGTAAGTTATCGCTACTATTTTATATTGATAATGTGTATTTCTCATGAGGAATCACTCTAAAACCACAAAACACTTGAAATGAATTTTTATCACCTGTCCTAAGATAGGCCCAGCCAGTGTATCTTTTCCCCGCTCAGGGGACTAGGCTCAGCAGGCTGAGAACATGGTCAGGAGTGGCACACTCCCCAGTTCCTCGTAATCATCACTGCTGCCACCCCTCTGAGTTTAAGtcttctaaaaatgaaaagaatataatttttaacaaaaaaggcAAAGTGTCTTTATGGTACAGGTGTACTGgactttgtggcttaaaacaacatagtTGGCATAGAGATCAAaactaagtatttttttattctaaaattaatgttttgtaaaaagtctaagttttttttttttgagacagagccttgctctgttgcccaggctggagtgcagtggcatgatctcggatcattgcaacttccgcctcctgggttcaagtaattctcctgcctcagcctcccgagtagctgggactacaggcatgtgccaccatgcgtggcttatttttttatatttttagtagagacggggtttcaccatgttgaccaggctagtctcgaactcctgacctcgtgatctgcctgcctctgcctcccaaagtgctgggattacaggtattagccacctcacccggccaaaagtttttaaattaacaaagttTCCTATCTTTTACTCC
Above is a window of Callithrix jacchus isolate 240 chromosome 8, calJac240_pri, whole genome shotgun sequence DNA encoding:
- the LGALS3 gene encoding galectin-3 — its product is MADGFSLNDALTGNPKPQGWPGQWGNQPAGAGAYPGASYPGAHPGQAPPGAYPGQGPPGAYPGQGPPGTYPGQGPPGAYPGAPGAYPGAPAPGAYPGPPSGPGAYPPPGQPSAPGAYPAAGPYGAPAGPLVVPYNLTFPGGVMPRTLITIQGMVKLNANRITLDFKKGNDVAFHFNPRFNENNRRVIVCNTKLDNNWGREERHSVFPFESGKPFKIQILVEADHFKVAVNDAHLLQYNHRVKNLKEISILGIAGDIDLTSASYTMT